The genomic interval AGTGGTTCTACTTCCGCCTGCAGGGCGCCGCAGGTGAGCCCTGCACGATCCGCCTGCTCAACGCCGGCCAGGCAGCGTACCCAAAAGGCTGGGAAGACTACAACGCGATGGCCAGCTACGACCGCATCAACTGGTTTCGCGTGCCGACCTCGTTCGACGGCCAGGTCTTGACGATCGAGCACACCCCGGGCATGGACAGCGTCTACTACGCCTACTTCGAGCCCTACTCGTGGGAGCGCCATCTCGAGCTGCTCGACCGCGCGCAGATGAGCGAGCACGTGCGCATGCTCGACCTCGGCTCCACCGTCGACGGCCGCGACCTGAACATGCTGGTGATCGGCGAACCCGGCGCAGGCAAGAAAAAAGTCTGGGTCATCGCGCGCCAGCACCCGGGCGAGACGATGGCGGAATGGTTCGTCGAAGGGATGCTCGACGCCCTGCTCGATCCGGCCCACCCGTTTGGCCGCCAGCTGCTGAACGAAACGGTGTTCTACGTGGTCCCGAACATGAACCCGGACGGCTCGGTGCGCGGCAACCTGCGCACGAATGCGGCCGGCGCCAACCTGAACCGCGAGTGGCTCAACCCCACCATGGAGCGCAGCCCGGAAGTCTTCCTGGTCAAGCAGAAGATGCATGAAACCGGCGTCGACCTGTGCCTGGACGTGCATGGCGACGAAGGCCTGCCGTATGTGTTCGTGGCCGGCAGCGAATCCCTGCCGAACTTCACGCCCGAGCAGGCCGCCGCGCAGAAGCGTTTCAGTGACGACTTCAAGATCGCCAGCCCCGACTTCCAGGACGTGCACGGCTACGGCGAATCGCCCTACACCGAAGAGACGCTGACCATGGGTTCGCCCCACATCACCCACGCCTTCGGCTGCCTGTCGCTGACCCTCGAGCTGCCGTTCAAGGACAACGCCAACGACCCGGACCCGCAGGTGGGCTGGGATGGCGCCCGCAGCGCACGCCTGGGTGCCGCCGTGCTGCAGCCGGTGCTGCAGTCGATCCGGGCCCTTCAATAAGGTCCCTGCCCCGCTCCGGCGGGGCTTTTTTCTTTCAGGGAGTCACAACATGAGTATCTTCGCCGCACCCGTCTTCGACGCCACCGTTGTCTACCAGGGCCAGGAAATGTTCAAGGGCCAGGGCGCCGCCCGCATGTGGGCGGAAAAAGTCGCCAAGGAACTCAAGACCGAGATCACGGTCGAGAAGATCGGCACCGGCTGGGTCCTGCGCGGCCAGGTCGACGGCCAGGACGTCACCTGGGGCATCTACGGCCAGCGCCTGAGCCGGATCGAAGCGGCCTGAGCATTTTCCTGCAGCGCGATCTTGCACAATGGCACGCGCCTACTCCGTTCGAACCGCACTATAATCGGTATTTATTGCGCCTTGCATAGGGCGCCACACAACCGGTCGGCTCGACGGCGCCCGCATCAGGAGCGTGGTCGCGGCTGCCCCGCATATACCGATAGGCCGCTTCATGACTTCCGATTCCTCCACCCGCCCCGTCGCCCTGACCGGCCCACGCATATCCAGCGGCATTGCCGGCCTCGACGATATCCTGGGCGGTGGCCTGACGCCGCAGCGCGTCTACCTGGTCGAAGGCACGCCGGGCACCGGCAAGACCACACTCGGGCTGCAATTCCTGCTCGACGGCGCGGCCCGGGGCGAAAGCGGCCTGTACATCACCTTGTCGGAAACCGCGGCCGA from Massilia sp. Se16.2.3 carries:
- a CDS encoding carboxypeptidase family protein → MSIKISSQFDAGAIEIVNATSANAIDLNIRSDSHADITQWFYFRLQGAAGEPCTIRLLNAGQAAYPKGWEDYNAMASYDRINWFRVPTSFDGQVLTIEHTPGMDSVYYAYFEPYSWERHLELLDRAQMSEHVRMLDLGSTVDGRDLNMLVIGEPGAGKKKVWVIARQHPGETMAEWFVEGMLDALLDPAHPFGRQLLNETVFYVVPNMNPDGSVRGNLRTNAAGANLNREWLNPTMERSPEVFLVKQKMHETGVDLCLDVHGDEGLPYVFVAGSESLPNFTPEQAAAQKRFSDDFKIASPDFQDVHGYGESPYTEETLTMGSPHITHAFGCLSLTLELPFKDNANDPDPQVGWDGARSARLGAAVLQPVLQSIRALQ